A region of Oxyura jamaicensis isolate SHBP4307 breed ruddy duck chromosome 5, BPBGC_Ojam_1.0, whole genome shotgun sequence DNA encodes the following proteins:
- the NKX2-8 gene encoding homeobox protein Nkx-2.8 codes for MATSGRISFTVRSILDLPEQDAHSIKQASDHHHSAENYTGSPYRGWIETDRNQYPSSDESGPELSLPDSTQRPLPARGSEAEKKKKRRVLFSKAQTLELERRFRQQRYLSAPEREQLARLLSLTPTQVKIWFQNHRYKMKRARSEGPGSPPSPRPPALLRRLLVPVPVLVRDGEPCRGCPASPPPPAARPKLGCALAGCSAQAALAVQGYQACPSALGVFPAYQHLAHPAVVSWSW; via the exons ATGGCCACATCTGGCAGGATCAGTTTTACAGTGAGGAGCATTTTGGATTTACCAGAGCAGGATGCGCATAGCATAAAGCAAGCCTCCGACCACCACCACTCAGCGGAGAACTACACCGGCTCGCCGTACCGAGGGTGGATAGAAACAGACAGAAATCAGTATCCCT CCTCCGACGAGAGCGGCCCGGAGCTGAGCCTGCCCGACTCCACCCAAAGGCCGCTCCCCGCCCGCGGCTCGGAGGCCGAGAAGAAGAAGAAGCGGCGGGTGCTCTTCTCCAAGGCGCAGacgctggagctggagcggcgGTTCCGGCAGCAGCGCTACCTCTCGGCGCCGGAGCGGGAGCAGCTGGCCCGCCTGCTCAGCCTCACGCCCACCCAGGTGAAGATCTGGTTCCAGAACCACCGCTACAAGATGAAGCGGGCGCGCAGCGAGGGGCCCGGCAGCCCTCCGTCGCCGCGCCCTCCCGCCCTGCTGCGCCGGCTGctggtgccggtgccggtgctggTGCGGGACGGGGAGCcgtgccggggctgccccgccAGCCCTCCACCGCCCGCCGCCCGTCCCAAGCTGGGCTGCGCCCTGGCGGGCTGCAGCGCCCAGGCCGCCCTCGCCGTCCAGGGCTACCAAGCCTGCCCGTCCGCCCTGGGCGTCTTCCCCGCGTACCAGCACTTAGCGCACCCCGCCGTCGTCTCCTGGAGCTGGTGA